A genomic segment from Scomber japonicus isolate fScoJap1 chromosome 11, fScoJap1.pri, whole genome shotgun sequence encodes:
- the olig1 gene encoding oligodendrocyte transcription factor 1, producing MNVLSNPMIRAQEQPLPLCGPGSVQDLPHCPPGFNLSSRLNPSSMLGLQGGHRSTKPQRELSPEEQQELRRKINSRERKRMQDLNIAMDALREVMVPYASSPSSASSLQTHQPGAPPGRRLSKISTLVLARNYILLLGSSLQEMRRLLGEVSVGMGVNTGPVPRLLLTGGWPLISGPGQLLLTQESLLTSAASSSSSSTSSSPAGKCPLLSPGPMEASLAPVQWSAAGPSGGPLCPCGVCRLPRFSHSTPAPRFPK from the coding sequence ATGAATGTCCTGTCAAACCCCATGATCAGGGCCCAGGAGCAGCCTTTACCTCTGTGTGGCCCCGGGTCTGTCCAGGACTTACCCCACTGCCCCCCGGGCTTCAACCTCAGCTCCCGGTTGAATCCTTCGTCCATGCTTGGTCTCCAGGGCGGCCACAGATCAACCAAACCTCAGAGGGAGCTGAGCCCTGAAGAACAGCAGGAGCTCAGGAGGAAGATCAACAGTCGGGAGAGGAAACGGATGCAGGACCTGAACATCGCCATGGACGCCCTTCGGGAGGTCATGGTACCTTATGCTTCCTCACCTTCTTCTGCTTCCTCCCTGCAGACCCACCAGCCAGGAGCTCCTCCAGGCCGTAGGCTCTCAAAAATATCTACCTTGGTCCTGGCCAGGAACTACATCCTGCTCCTGGGTTCATCTCTGCAGGAGATGAGGCGGCTACTAGGGGAGGTGAGTGTCGGCATGGGGGTGAACACAGGGCCGGTCCCCCGTTTGCTTCTCACAGGAGGGTGGCCCCTCATCTCCGGCCCCGGTCAGCTCCTCCTCACCCAGGAGTCCCTCCTCACATCAGCAgcctcctcatcttcttcctccacttCATCATCCCCTGCTGGTAAATGTCCACTGCTGTCTCCAGGCCCCATGGAGGCCTCATTGGCCCCTGTGCAGTGGAGTGCGGCAGGGCCCTCAGGAGGGCCCCTGTGCCCCTGTGGAGTCTGCAGACTGCCTAGATTCAGTCACTCCACTCCGGCTCCCAGATTCCCAAAGTGA